GACGACTTTACTCATGGCGGTGACGCCGATGACTAATGGAAAGGTATATGCTGCGAAAGCGGGACTAAATGGCAGTCGCAGCAGCTGAATAAAAGCAAGGTATATCGCTAGGGTCATAATAATAGCAATACTCAGTAGGGCAAACACCACGCCAGCCGCTGGCATTGGGTGGACACTTAAATATCCTGCCAAACATAGACTCGCAGGCGCTGCCATGACTGCAATTGTAGGCTGGGTTTGCTGTGGTATGGCACTGCCTCTACACAAACGGTAAATCATGAACGGTAGCAGCAGTAAGTAAAATATCACTCCCAAGTACCAAAGCCCCATAGCCAAAGGTTGCAACGCTGACATGCCGTTAAAGGTAACATCGGCAACGACAAACCCAACAGGGGAATAAACCAACTTGGCACTAGCTGGTTAAGCTCAAAATTGCGGCTGCGAAAATACACGAAGCTGGTTAGTAACCCTAGGTGAAGCACAATGGCGAGTAGCCAAACCACAGTTGCAATAAGGTGAGAATAGGCCGCGATGCTATGAGAAATCACCATGATTGTCATGGCACTGGTTGGTAATACACTCCCAACCACTGGATGCGCGAGATCTGCTCTTAATTGAGCAGGTTGATGAACAAACTTAAGCACTAACAGCAATAAAATAAAGCCAGCCAGAAGTGCACTTAAAGGTTTTAACACAAAAAATGCGGGAAAGAGGTTACTGATACACCAGCCTAAACTAGCTAGCCCAAGAGCAAGACCAGACATAGGGGTGGGGATATTGGCGGTGAGTTTTTTACCATAAGAAAGAAGAGTAGCCATGCGTAATTTCACAACAATTGTTCGGTGAAGGGATAATACGCTTGCGCTTTAATTAAGAATATCTGAATATATTTAAATTAGTGTTCAATAATTCTTAACAGCGATGATAACCCTTAAGCAACTCAACGTGTTTACGGTAATAGTGCAAGAGCGTTCGATCACGGCCGCAGCGGATCAGTTATGTTTAACTAAGGCCGCTGTTAGTATGGCTTTGGCGGAGTTAGAGCGTCATCTCGAGCAACCATTATTCGATCGCGTAAACAATCGACTAGTGATAAGTCCTGCTGGTGAGCTGTTACTACCACATGCTCATCAAGTGTTGGATAGATGCCGCTTTTTAGAATCGTTATTTAAAGAAAACGAGAGGCTGTATGGCGAAATTAAAATCGGTGCCAGCGATACCTTAGGCAATCATTTGCTGCCCCCTTGTTAGCGGCTTTTCAGCAGCAAACTGGGCATACACAACAGCAGTTGTTTATCACCAACACGGCGAGAGTGTGCGCCATGCTTCGTGATTACGAATTAGATATTGGCTTTGTTGAAGGCAGAGTGATAGGCGAAGATTTGGACATCATGCCTTGGTTTGAAGATGAAATGTGCATCGTGAGTGCAATGGATTTTGCAGTAACTGACTTTCAAGCACTGATGCAAAGTCAATCCCGCTGGTTATTGCGGGAGCAAGGCTCTGGCAGTCGAGAGTTTTTCTTAGCGAATATCGCAGCGCAGCTTACGTCGTGGCGAACCGCGTTTGAGTTAAACTCCACCGAGGCGATAATAAATGGTGTTGCGGCAGGGCTAGGTTTAGCGTGTATCTCAAAATACTCCGCTGAACATGCCGTAGCACAGCAACGAATTAAGGCGCTTTCAGGTTTAGAAGCAGCGCCGAGGCAGTTTTGGCTGGTGACGCGTAAAGATAAATTTCAAAGCCCAATATTAACGCGACTCATTGATTTTGCAGCGCACTGGCGTTGAACTGGCCTGGCGACCTAACTACTCAACTCAGCTTGCAATCGGTATAAACTTCACAAACGCTGAACGAACTTTATAAAACCTCGGGTCTTATAGACAATAGCATATTAAGAGGTTAGAGATGTCGTTCATAACTATCGATCATTCTATTTCAGGTGTGTTAGCAGTGAGCTTATTACTGCTTGGCATTTCATTTTTGTTTGGCGCTGGGCCAAGTACTATTTCAGGCACATTTAGCTTTTACGGGTTAACAGAGTGGGTACCCGTTGCTACGCTTGGCATTATATTTGGTTTTGCGTTAATCCTGGCTTCGGGCCTAGTCATTTTACAGCAATGCAAGATTATTCCTGCGGTGTGGCCACTGGCCTTAATCGCCATTATTAGTTTATATACTTTGTTGACACTGCTTGCAGAGAATCGCTGGATTGCAGCCCATGGTGGCTTTCCGGTTATTGGTTCTGGACAAGGGATCATCAAATATTTCGCCTTAGTGCCCATCGCGCTATTTCTTTACTGCCGCCAACATATCAACGAGCGCACTTTAGTGTGGGCGAATTATTTTCCCGTCGCATTGGTTTTAGTCTGGATCGGCGGAATGAAGTTTCTCGAACTCGAAGCCAAGGCAATCGTGCCACTAGTAGAAACTTCACCGTTTATGTCTTGGATGTACGAGTTGTTTTCCGTGCAAGAAGCCTCAAACGTTATAGGCGTTTATGACATTTTGGTGGCAGGTTTGCTCGGCATTGGCATTTGGTTTAATCAGCGAGTCTTGATTAGTATCGCAGGCTTTGGGTGTCTCGCGGTATTTGTTATGACGCAAAGCTTCCTGTTTACCGCCTCGGGCGCGTTTAGTGACATGAGCTTACTTGGCGGCTTGGGACAATTTGTGATTAAAGACTTGTGGTTTATCGGCAATATCATGGTGATTGCATTTTTGACATTAGCGCCCATCCTGCCTGTGTCTGTAGAGCCCAAGGTTGAGTAAATTTCATTGTGATGCAGCCCTGCTGCCAAAAGAGCGTGACCTGAGTTGCGCTCTTTTTATTTAACGTTGAAGCTTGGCATTACATGTCACAGATGAAGTTTTTTCTGAAAATAGTCCTGACGGCAGTGAAAATTAAATGTGAATAAGTTAAGGTCATAAAAAGTTGATATCAGTGGTCTAAGCTAGATTATCAAACGTATACAGCAAGATGCCATCGGTATTCAGTGGCAAAGTGAGCAAAGTTTAAAAGCTGCATGCATTGAAATGGTGTATGTATCGAAGTAGCAAGTTTAAAGAAGATAATTGTATGGAAAGACCAAATACATTAAAGCCAATCTGGCTTTCAGGTGGCGACGTGGAGAAAAAGCGCGCTGAGATCAAAGCATACTTCAACAATAGCTGGCAGCAGTACGAATCATTATTTAGTAATATCAACAATGACGACGCCTATTTTGTCAAGGCTGAGCGGTTACGGCATCCTCTCATTTTCTATTTTGGTCATACTGCTTGTTTTTACGTTAATAAGTTGATGCTAGGGAAATACATCACTCAACGCGTTAATCCACATATTGAATCTACCTGTGCTGTTGGTGTAGACGAAATGTCTTGGGATGACCTTGATAGCAATAATTATGATTGGCCTACAGTGGCGGAAGTGCGTGCTTATCGCCAACAAGTGAAAGTGCTGATTAACGGGTTAATAGATGAGATGGATATTACCCTACCAATCACTCAAGATAGCCTCGCGTGGGTTGTCTTAATGGGTATTGAACATGAACGTATTCACTTAGAAACCTCGTCGGTGATCATGCGTATGTTGCCGCTGGCTGACTTGACTTTACAACCCGGTTGGGGCGCGTGCGATGAATATGGTGATGCACCTGACAATAGCTTAATTTCGGTAAGCGGTTGTGATGTTCGGCTTGGTAAACCAGAATCAAACCAAACCTACGGTTGGGACAACGAGTATGGGGTACAAGATGTCAATGTGGTGCCCTTCAAAGCCAGTAAGTATATGGTTTCAAACCAAGAGTTTTTAACCTTTGTCGAAGCAGGTGGCTACAATCAGCCTGAGTTTTGGACAGAAGAAGGTCAAGCTTGGCTGGCTTCAACTAAATCAACCATGCCGCGCTTTTGGGTAAAAAAAGAGAGCGGCTTGTGGCAACGAAACTTAGCTGAGGAAATCCCATTACCACTCAATTGGCCAGTCGAGGTTAATTACCTTGAAGCAAAGGCTTTTTGTAATTGGAAATCTGAGCAAAGTGAGCACTTTGTACGCTTACCAACAGAAGCTGAGTGGCAAGTACTGCGGGATAAGCTCGATGCTGATCTGCCGACATGGAGTGAAGCGCCGGGGAATATCAACCTTGAGGTATGTGCTTCAAGCTGCCCGGTAAACCGTTTTGAAACTGAAGGCTTATTCGACATCATCGGCAATGTTTGGCAATGGACGGAAAGTCCGATCGACGCATATAGCGGCTTTAAAGTGCATCCATTATATGATGACTTCTCAACGCCTACTTTCGACGGTAAACATAATCTGATCAAAGGCGGTTCTTGGATTTCTACAGGCAACGAAGCGGTGCGTGATTCTCGTTATGCCTTTAGACGTCACTTCTTCCAACATGCCGGATTTAGATACGTAGAAAGTGAGAACCCTGAAGTGCCTGTACAAAAGGTCAACTTATGTGAAATGGATACTGATGTTGCCAATGCGCTACATAGCCACTACGGCAAGCCTGTTATGCATTTTGGCAATCCATTGCAAAGTGTTGTTTCACAGCTAATGGTGCATTATCAAGGTAATACAGATAAAGCGCTGGATTTGGGTTGCTCGGTTGGTCGCGCAAGTTTTGAATTAGCCAAACACTTTACCCAAGTCGACGGCATTGATTTTACTGCGCGCAATATTCAACACGCGTTGGCCCTAAAAGAAGGCTCGCCGGTACGTTTTGCCACCGAGATTGAAGGTGAAATTGTGGACTTCCACGAAGTGTCGACTTCGCAGTTAGGTTTTAATGAACTCAGCGAGCGTGTTCATTTTTGCCAAGGGGATGGTCATAACCTTAAACCACAATTTGCTGAGTATGACTTAATCTTATGCCATCGTGTTGTGGAATACTTATATTCGCCAAAAACCTTCTTAAGCCAAATTAAATCGCGCTTGAATGCTGGGGGGTCCTTGCGATAAGCTCAGCCTATCAGTGGGATAAAACGCTAACCCAAGCACAAAACTGGTTGGGTGGTTATAAGGTCAGTGGTGAAAATGTCACGGGCCGTGATGGTCTAGACATTTTACTGGGACGAGATTTTGAATTGTTGGCAGAAGACGAAGTGATGTCAGCCATAAGTAAAAACGCACGTAAAGTTGAACTAGAGCGATGCCAACTTACGCTATGGCGTCTTAAATAGTCGTTGATACATATGCCAGCCAAAGCGCTGGCATGATTTTTTAGGTTAGAAAATGGAATTAGTATTACCCGATCACATTAAGTTTAGCCAAAGCTTAGCAGCTCCCATTGATATCAACTTGAGTGATTCCTGTGCTCAAGGCGTCACGCTCAGTGAACTTATTGAGCTTGGTGGAGGCGAACTGCCAGACATTGAACTGGGTTACAATCCGATTGCGGGCAGTGAAGGGCTAAAAGCGGCGATTAAAGCTTATCACTTGCCGACGACTGCATGTGTGGGTCTCACTCAAATCGTGACATTTAGCGGTGCTCAAGAAGCTATTTTCACCACGATGGCACAGTTACTAAACCCGCAAGATGAGGTGGTAGTCTGTACACCGAGCTATCCGTCGCTTGCGAAACTTCCCACGCAGTTTGGCGCTATCGTCAACACGGTACCATTGCAAGAAGAGAACGACTGGCAGTTTGATATAGAAAGACTCAAAGACGCAGTGACGGCAAAAACCAAACTTATTATCGTCAATGTTCCCCACAATCCAACAGGCGCATGCTTGACTGACAAAGAAGTTGGACAAATACAGCTCCTGGCAGAGCAGTGTGGTGCTTACATTTTGAGTGATGAAGTATCCGCACAGAGTTGTGACGATGACAGCGCCGTAAGTGGCCGTTTTTCCGCTTATCCGAGGTCAATTACGTTAGGCGTATTATCCAAAAGTATGGGGTTGCCTGGCATACGTGTAGGGTGGGCAATTTGTGGTTCGAAAGCATTGGCAGATACCTTGCTGGCAGGTAAAAGCTACTTAAGTATTTGCGGCAGTAAAGTGGATGACCTATTGGCGACGACCGCATTGCAACACAGTGAAACTATCTTAGCGCACAATGCGAAAGTCATTGCAAACAACGTCCAATTGATGCGTGAATTTGTTAGTTTATACTCGCAAAAAGTAACTTGGGTTGAGCCTCAAGGAGGAGTGTTGTCTTTGTTGAGGATAAACGCAGTAACGGACTCATTCAAGTGGTCACGTCAATTTTCGGAGGCCTCAAAAACCCTGTTGTTACCCGCAAAATTATTTCTTCTGCAAAGCGAGTGCCACTTTCGTTTAGGAACGGGTAAGCGTAACTTTGCCGAAGGTTTGGCAAGGCTCGAAACATATCTCTAGATTAATCCAGTATTCAAACTAAGCGTCTATGATAGGTAGTGTTATTTTCAATTAATGCAGGAAAGGAAAAACCTATGGTAAACGTTAAACATTTAATGGCTGGCTTTTTGGCAGTCATGCTTAGTGCATGTGCTTCAATGGGCGATGGTGACAAGGTTGAAAAG
The sequence above is a segment of the Pseudoalteromonas piscicida genome. Coding sequences within it:
- a CDS encoding LysR family transcriptional regulator — its product is MITLKQLNVFTVIVQERSITAAADQLCLTKAAVSMALAELERHLEQPLFDRVNNRLVISPAGELLLPHAHQVLDRCRFLESLFKENERLYGEIKIGASDTLGNHLLPPC
- a CDS encoding LysR substrate-binding domain-containing protein — protein: MLAAFQQQTGHTQQQLFITNTARVCAMLRDYELDIGFVEGRVIGEDLDIMPWFEDEMCIVSAMDFAVTDFQALMQSQSRWLLREQGSGSREFFLANIAAQLTSWRTAFELNSTEAIINGVAAGLGLACISKYSAEHAVAQQRIKALSGLEAAPRQFWLVTRKDKFQSPILTRLIDFAAHWR
- a CDS encoding DUF417 family protein, giving the protein MSFITIDHSISGVLAVSLLLLGISFLFGAGPSTISGTFSFYGLTEWVPVATLGIIFGFALILASGLVILQQCKIIPAVWPLALIAIISLYTLLTLLAENRWIAAHGGFPVIGSGQGIIKYFALVPIALFLYCRQHINERTLVWANYFPVALVLVWIGGMKFLELEAKAIVPLVETSPFMSWMYELFSVQEASNVIGVYDILVAGLLGIGIWFNQRVLISIAGFGCLAVFVMTQSFLFTASGAFSDMSLLGGLGQFVIKDLWFIGNIMVIAFLTLAPILPVSVEPKVE
- a CDS encoding aminotransferase class I/II-fold pyridoxal phosphate-dependent enzyme yields the protein MELVLPDHIKFSQSLAAPIDINLSDSCAQGVTLSELIELGGGELPDIELGYNPIAGSEGLKAAIKAYHLPTTACVGLTQIVTFSGAQEAIFTTMAQLLNPQDEVVVCTPSYPSLAKLPTQFGAIVNTVPLQEENDWQFDIERLKDAVTAKTKLIIVNVPHNPTGACLTDKEVGQIQLLAEQCGAYILSDEVSAQSCDDDSAVSGRFSAYPRSITLGVLSKSMGLPGIRVGWAICGSKALADTLLAGKSYLSICGSKVDDLLATTALQHSETILAHNAKVIANNVQLMREFVSLYSQKVTWVEPQGGVLSLLRINAVTDSFKWSRQFSEASKTLLLPAKLFLLQSECHFRLGTGKRNFAEGLARLETYL